Proteins from one Natrinema versiforme genomic window:
- a CDS encoding Eco57I restriction-modification methylase domain-containing protein, with translation MTNKQGGTYQTPTELTTSITDEAVESAVLERINTTVSGTYTDFSEVIGTDLTSEAEPADTDRSELNRELLSVVATDIIPDLHIVDLAMGSGVFLHSALDSLVRLRSYIASVEDVPAPTDSYSYPSDIDSHGENSRRVWTTITQNLFGVDIDPEAVSLTRFRLELAYLCTLNSGEDPIPPRSEHNFKQGNSIVGKPFSSNPPHWSNQLPLSAFFQNDDLTSEHPHGTASAQSTANEVRTHLEEYRSSIQSDSDPQITIREQIRERAEAIDQQLGYKLSDNSNQEGVGDVDSFHWPLEFPLVMEGGGFDVVLFHGPWSESGLRNAVNSSTLEFLQSGWQYYLPNSGSWRRTNDVLDSFFLHRAHDVVRQGGVVASLVDASVLTAPGSSHIRRRYLETTDIERVATFRNQNTFDQIDRRFRYAVVIAQTTEQSSTFKLGSGFVSPEDLTDEGNYFELEPDFVYRFSPNTQAFPLLENDVQFRALQQLLEAPVLQDHENAEGWSIRPSGEFNQTADSEYISEAPYEGSDPIYRGKNIYISICL, from the coding sequence TTGACAAACAAGCAGGGAGGAACCTATCAAACGCCTACGGAACTCACGACGAGTATCACAGATGAAGCGGTTGAATCCGCCGTACTGGAACGAATAAACACTACTGTCTCCGGGACCTATACAGATTTCTCCGAAGTCATTGGCACTGACCTCACGTCTGAAGCTGAACCTGCTGATACAGATCGGAGCGAATTGAACCGAGAGCTCCTCAGCGTAGTTGCTACAGATATTATTCCAGATCTACACATTGTTGATCTAGCCATGGGTAGTGGGGTATTCCTTCATTCTGCATTAGATTCACTCGTTCGGTTGCGGAGTTACATTGCCTCTGTTGAAGATGTCCCGGCTCCTACCGATTCATACTCGTACCCTTCGGATATAGATAGTCATGGGGAGAATTCTCGCCGTGTATGGACCACTATCACGCAGAACTTATTCGGCGTCGATATCGATCCCGAAGCCGTCTCGCTGACTCGTTTCCGCTTGGAGTTAGCGTATCTCTGCACCCTAAATTCGGGTGAGGATCCGATTCCGCCTCGGAGCGAACATAACTTCAAGCAAGGGAACAGTATCGTCGGCAAGCCATTTAGTTCGAATCCACCACATTGGTCCAACCAGTTGCCTCTCTCCGCATTCTTCCAAAATGACGATCTGACATCTGAACATCCACATGGAACGGCGTCGGCACAATCGACCGCCAATGAGGTTCGTACGCATCTCGAAGAGTACCGAAGTAGTATTCAGTCTGATTCGGATCCGCAAATCACGATAAGAGAACAAATACGTGAAAGGGCGGAGGCTATTGACCAACAGCTTGGGTATAAACTATCCGACAATAGTAATCAAGAAGGTGTCGGAGATGTAGATTCCTTCCATTGGCCACTTGAATTTCCTCTTGTCATGGAAGGTGGGGGTTTCGACGTTGTCTTGTTCCATGGACCATGGTCTGAGTCTGGGCTACGCAATGCGGTCAACTCATCGACATTGGAGTTTTTACAATCTGGGTGGCAGTATTATCTTCCCAACTCCGGTAGCTGGCGACGTACAAACGATGTGCTAGATTCGTTCTTCCTCCATCGTGCCCATGACGTCGTACGTCAAGGCGGGGTTGTCGCTTCGTTAGTTGATGCATCAGTGCTGACTGCTCCCGGCTCAAGCCATATACGTCGTAGATACCTAGAAACGACAGATATCGAACGAGTAGCTACTTTTAGAAATCAGAATACCTTTGACCAGATTGATCGGAGGTTCCGTTATGCGGTTGTAATTGCTCAAACAACGGAACAGTCGAGTACTTTCAAATTGGGATCCGGTTTCGTGAGTCCAGAGGATTTGACGGATGAGGGAAATTATTTTGAGTTGGAACCTGATTTCGTATATCGGTTCTCCCCAAACACACAAGCATTTCCCCTTTTGGAGAACGATGTTCAATTTAGGGCCTTACAGCAGTTGCTTGAGGCACCAGTCCTCCAAGATCATGAGAACGCTGAAGGTTGGTCTATACGACCATCCGGTGAATTCAATCAAACAGCAGATAGTGAGTACATCTCAGAAGCCCCGTACGAAGGAAGTGATCCGATTTATCGGGGTAAGAATATATATATATCAATATGCTTATAA
- a CDS encoding Cdc6/Cdc18 family protein — MDVESPDTSQTTFENESDSTDSSQEATNNDGGGISIRDRLQTESSGGVFASKDLVRSDTIIDEDRIVGRDDQLGRVVDNLKPVLQNQGIPDMLLSGPSGTGKSLIIHAVCKQIVELCESQGKTFGVLSINCEGPKTADRAVYRLVKAAADDLGVDPGVPQTGVSTDQKLERLYELMREHYDGVIFILDEIDTLEGPYQEAEYNSLIYQLSRARKLADFDGPISLTTITNYADFMKDLNSRAQSSYNPDDIFFDDYDATQLRSILKNRRDAFKPESLADDVIPLVAAFGSQTHGDARKAIDLLRWAGELAERRGADTVTETDVREAQEKYTENRKLRHISGISTQKKLSIYAVSATAHYAREYPEWIPAGPAFKTYQFIADTMDTDQYSRETFVNHVTEQSTYGVLDFERRGKGRGRGVHMYFSLSEDPETIMETIREDSRFGDLAHEDATISAVVRERLKQFRNKD, encoded by the coding sequence ATGGATGTAGAGTCTCCCGATACGTCACAAACGACGTTCGAGAATGAATCGGATTCTACTGATTCATCTCAAGAGGCAACAAACAACGACGGTGGTGGCATCTCAATCCGCGATCGGCTACAAACTGAGTCGTCCGGCGGAGTCTTCGCGAGCAAAGATCTCGTTCGATCAGATACTATCATTGACGAGGATCGTATTGTCGGTCGTGATGACCAACTGGGTCGTGTCGTCGATAATCTCAAACCGGTGCTCCAGAATCAAGGTATCCCTGATATGCTCTTGAGTGGGCCCTCTGGAACTGGGAAGTCGCTCATCATTCATGCAGTCTGTAAACAGATCGTCGAACTGTGTGAGTCACAAGGTAAGACCTTCGGAGTCCTCTCTATCAACTGCGAGGGGCCGAAGACAGCAGACCGTGCTGTCTATCGGTTAGTTAAAGCTGCTGCCGACGACCTCGGTGTTGATCCTGGTGTTCCCCAAACCGGTGTCTCAACGGATCAAAAGCTCGAGCGACTGTACGAACTAATGCGCGAGCATTACGACGGTGTCATCTTCATCCTCGATGAGATCGATACGCTCGAGGGACCGTACCAGGAGGCAGAATACAATTCTCTCATCTACCAGCTTTCTCGGGCTCGAAAACTCGCTGACTTTGATGGTCCGATTTCACTTACGACTATCACGAACTATGCCGATTTCATGAAGGATCTCAACAGCCGCGCACAGAGTTCCTACAATCCTGACGATATCTTCTTCGACGATTACGACGCGACGCAACTCCGTAGTATTCTCAAAAACCGGCGGGACGCTTTCAAACCGGAATCACTTGCGGATGATGTCATTCCGCTTGTTGCTGCGTTCGGGTCCCAAACGCACGGGGACGCGCGGAAAGCGATTGATCTCCTCAGGTGGGCTGGCGAATTAGCGGAACGGCGTGGTGCTGACACGGTCACCGAGACTGATGTCCGTGAGGCTCAGGAGAAATATACTGAAAATCGCAAACTCCGCCATATCAGCGGAATCTCGACTCAAAAGAAACTCTCGATCTACGCTGTGTCGGCCACTGCCCATTATGCAAGAGAATATCCTGAGTGGATACCAGCTGGACCTGCGTTCAAGACGTACCAATTCATTGCTGATACGATGGATACGGATCAGTACAGTCGCGAGACTTTCGTAAACCACGTCACTGAGCAGAGCACGTACGGAGTGTTAGACTTCGAGCGCCGAGGCAAGGGTCGAGGTAGAGGAGTGCATATGTATTTCTCCCTCTCTGAGGATCCGGAAACGATCATGGAGACGATTCGTGAGGATTCACGGTTCGGAGACCTAGCTCATGAAGATGCGACTATCAGCGCGGTTGTACGCGAACGACTGAAGCAGTTCCGAAACAAGGACTAG
- a CDS encoding restriction endonuclease — translation MDELEFALENINGHAFEDFAMAFLRENGYDDVHESGGSGPDGGWDAQIELGGRTGIAHASVQKRWKRKLRSDAEKVADLEEGRGEDYDLLVFVTNQDVSGSQELDMEDEIRDEYGWALNIHHRKEILGEVRQNTRGLAEDFFDIDLQKDRDHVEEIEELLENQLDDIQARKGYAGDLVEGPAVVLHIIPNGVLSKSKASPGSIPEPSVLFEQLTVHGETKGKYTISYGRDGTADEPYSYAVLRNDGLYESASASAFVQRPEETWIQGYIQSSVGIGLDASVVLTARSVMEDLSETGFSGTAFAWLSFLDADGVQLNVPNSRQRAIGYTPATLETDRYTTEYATLQIGSEEVIADLEPILDEVWREFGEDGTPNIEDGEWALGTYSMNRETVLEEGDR, via the coding sequence ATGGACGAGTTGGAGTTCGCCTTGGAGAATATCAATGGGCATGCTTTCGAGGACTTTGCTATGGCATTTCTACGAGAGAACGGTTACGACGATGTCCATGAGAGCGGTGGATCTGGGCCTGATGGAGGATGGGATGCACAGATCGAACTCGGTGGGAGAACCGGTATCGCCCACGCCAGTGTACAGAAAAGATGGAAACGAAAGCTCCGAAGTGACGCAGAGAAAGTAGCGGATCTCGAGGAGGGCCGGGGTGAAGACTACGACCTGCTGGTCTTTGTTACGAACCAGGATGTCAGTGGTAGCCAGGAACTGGATATGGAGGACGAAATCAGAGACGAGTACGGATGGGCCCTGAACATCCATCACCGGAAGGAGATACTGGGAGAGGTCAGGCAGAACACTCGGGGATTGGCCGAGGACTTCTTCGACATCGACCTGCAGAAAGATAGGGATCACGTCGAGGAGATCGAAGAACTGCTTGAGAACCAGCTTGACGACATCCAGGCCCGGAAAGGCTACGCCGGCGATCTCGTAGAAGGCCCTGCAGTCGTCCTCCACATCATCCCCAACGGCGTACTCTCGAAAAGCAAGGCCAGTCCCGGAAGCATCCCGGAACCATCTGTCCTGTTCGAGCAGCTTACAGTACACGGGGAGACCAAGGGCAAATACACCATTTCCTACGGGAGGGACGGTACAGCCGACGAACCGTATTCCTATGCTGTACTAAGGAATGACGGCCTCTACGAGTCTGCTTCTGCCTCCGCTTTTGTACAGAGACCTGAGGAAACGTGGATACAGGGCTATATCCAGTCATCTGTTGGTATAGGTCTTGATGCTTCGGTGGTGTTGACGGCGCGGAGTGTGATGGAGGACTTGTCGGAAACGGGTTTCTCCGGTACGGCCTTTGCATGGCTTTCCTTCCTTGATGCTGACGGCGTTCAGCTTAACGTGCCGAATAGCCGTCAACGGGCAATCGGATATACTCCGGCGACACTTGAGACAGATCGGTATACAACGGAGTACGCTACACTGCAGATAGGAAGCGAGGAGGTCATAGCAGATCTTGAGCCAATACTAGATGAAGTGTGGCGAGAGTTCGGTGAAGACGGTACACCGAATATCGAGGATGGTGAGTGGGCGCTTGGCACATACTCCATGAATCGTGAGACCGTCTTAGAAGAAGGAGACCGGTAG